A genomic window from Silene latifolia isolate original U9 population chromosome Y, ASM4854445v1, whole genome shotgun sequence includes:
- the LOC141631238 gene encoding uncharacterized protein LOC141631238: protein MRGPNLSNDDRHKIGCYLFENSKDGKPVRGSMNFLSAKYQVDRKIIFEVWRVAKRQRENGDSLQLNSRIKGKKGRETLEVPIDRILATPMGERGSLMAFGEAIGVSATTIFNWAKQGKLRSHTSALHSSLTDENMFNRLIFTLSKLSYDRISNSLKFKDMGNIVHIDEKWFYITQDGAKFFLLSEEIYPYRHCQSKSFITKVMFMAAVSRPIYDGDGNLLFDGKIGIFPFTFQDPAKRRSKNRPAGTLETKSVASINKQVTKDMLINKMIPAIHSKWPASMSKEIIIQQDNAKPHIKGNDLDFLMAANSNGFNISLTQQPPNSPDLNVLDLGFFNSIQSLQTKKRASTVDKLVSNVLEAWDEEPAQCLSDVWLSLKACMLEIIKLKGHNNYKVPHLKKKAQTLAGTLPRNLVADEAIVRECLTHLHVNGKDANLDEISVPLALTNPI from the coding sequence ATGCGAGGTCCAAATCTATCAAATGATGATAGACATAAAATAGGATGCTATTTATTCGAGAATAGCAAGGATGGCAAGCCAGTAAGAGGTTCAATGAACTTTCTTTCAGCAAAATATCAAGTAGACAGGAAAATAATCTTCGAAGTATGGAGGGTTGCTAAACGTCAAAGAGAAAATGGTGATTCTTTGCAGCTGAATTCCAGAATTAAGGGTAAAAAAGGGAGGGAAACACTTGAAGTACCAATAGATAGAATATTAGCTACACCAATGGGAGAAAGGGGATCACTAATGGCATTTGGTGAAGCAATAGGTGTCTCAGCAACAACAATTTTCAACTGGGCTAAACAAGGTAAACTTCGAAGCCATACATCAGCATTGCACTCAAGTCTAACTGATGAGAACATGTTCAACAGGTTGATATTTACACTTTCAAAGTTAAGTTATGATAGGATATCAAACTCTTTGAAGTTTAAGGACATGGGAAATATAGTCCATATTGATGAGAAATGGTTCTATATCACTCAAGATGGAGCTAAGTTTTTTCTATTGAGTGAAGAAATTTATCCTTATAGACATTGTCAAAGCAAAAGTTTCATCACTAAAGTCATGTTTATGGCTGCAGTTTCAAGACCCATTTATGATGGAGATGGTAACCTTTTGTTTGATGGTAAAATAGGGATATTCCCATTTACTTTCCAAGATCCAGCTAAAAGGAGGTCAAAAAACAGACCGGCTGGAACTCTTGAAACCAAATCAGTGGCTTCAATAAACAAACAAGTGACTAAGGACATGCTAATAAATAAGATGATCCCAGCCATTCACAGTAAATGGCCAGCATCAATGAGCAAGGAAATCATCATCCAGCAGGACAATGCAAAGCCACATATAAAGGGTAATGACCTTGACTTTTTAATGGCAGCCAACTCAAATGGTTTCAACATTAGTTTGACACAACAACCACCAAATTCACCAGATCTCAATGTGTTAGACTTGGGTTTTTTTAACTCTATACAGTCATTGCAAACAAAAAAGAGAGCAAGCACAGTTGATAAGTTAGTGTCTAATGTGTTGGAAGCTTGGGATGAAGAACCAGCACAATGCTTAAGTGATGTTTGGCTTAGTCTAAAAGCATGTATGTTGGAGATTATTAAGCTAAAAGGACACAATAATTATAAGGTACCACATCTGAAGAAAAAAGCACAAACATTGGCTGGAACCTTACCAAGAAATTTAGTTGCAGATGAAGCAATAGTTAGGGAATGTCTTACTCATTTACATGTAAATGGCAAGGATGCAAACTTAGATGAAATAAGTGTGCCTCTTGCCTTAACTAATCCCATTTAG